The following coding sequences are from one Microbacterium sp. SSM24 window:
- the rpsT gene encoding 30S ribosomal protein S20 — protein sequence MANIKSQIKRNKTNEKAHERNKAVKSELKTEVRRTREAVAAGDKAAAEKALLRATKKLDKAVSKGVIHQNQAANRKSAIAKQVAAL from the coding sequence GTGGCGAACATCAAGTCGCAGATCAAGCGCAACAAGACCAACGAGAAGGCGCACGAGCGCAACAAGGCCGTCAAGAGCGAGCTGAAGACCGAGGTGCGTCGCACCCGCGAGGCCGTCGCCGCCGGCGACAAGGCCGCCGCTGAGAAGGCGCTCCTGCGGGCGACCAAGAAGCTCGACAAGGCCGTGAGCAAGGGCGTCATCCACCAGAACCAGGCCGCCAACCGCAAGTCGGCGATCGCCAAGCAGGTCGCCGCTCTCTGA
- a CDS encoding ComEC/Rec2 family competence protein, protein MRAPLRITLRLIPVAAAAWVTAWCATMWPDAAAGVSLALWGACLGALALFATYTAATRARSARVSVLVVVIALAAGAAAASHVALAQPARDAVLELEIMNGRAVVVEASVVGKVERRANGGLAFDARISRIATGAGATVVSVDAVVRVNPDDVEPRADLDLGAVIEARGTASAARPGERAVLVVQASRGVVVTTPPRGAAHATATLRQELVRSVRGLPGDGAALVPGLSVGDTSAVSLELDADMKEASLSHLTAVSGANCALVVGLAFAAAAAVGASRAVRVGTGVVALAGFVLLVTPEPSVVRAGAMAAVAMLGVLLGRPGAGIAILALCVAFLLIADPWLAGSLGFALSVAATGSLLLFARPLAHGLARRLPRALALGLSVPLAAQLACGPLLVLIAPQVPVYGVLANLLAAPAAPLATVAGLAACLAAPIPPVQDGLAAVAWLPASWIAGTATTLSGLPGDLVPWLEGWPGAFSLGGVGLAIGLLVALRRGTPSRALVRGASAVVVALVFGAAAGGGLLVTVAGRWTLPADWSVLACDIGQGDAVLLRSAGAVALIDTGPEPDRLAACLDRTGVGRIDLLVLTHFDLDHVGGVDAVVGRVDAVLHGPADADGAAILDRLVSAGAEVVDARAGLAGALGGARWRVVWPPPEGRAFPMGNDASVVLDVRGGGIPPILLLGDLSASPQGALAAGGGLDPPYAIVKVAHHGSADQDPDLYRQAAPGLALVTVGADNDYGHPRDEILDELTALGARIARTDAEGIIAVWEGADGLEVWRERSGGVGGDR, encoded by the coding sequence GTGAGGGCGCCGCTGCGGATCACCCTGCGGCTCATCCCGGTCGCCGCTGCGGCGTGGGTCACGGCCTGGTGCGCCACGATGTGGCCTGATGCCGCTGCCGGCGTCTCTCTGGCGCTATGGGGGGCATGCCTCGGCGCGCTGGCGCTGTTCGCCACGTACACCGCCGCCACCCGTGCGCGGAGCGCGAGGGTGTCCGTCCTGGTCGTCGTCATCGCGCTGGCGGCGGGGGCCGCCGCGGCATCCCACGTCGCGCTCGCCCAGCCGGCCCGCGACGCCGTCCTCGAGCTCGAGATCATGAACGGGCGCGCCGTCGTCGTGGAGGCGTCCGTCGTCGGCAAGGTCGAGCGTCGCGCGAACGGCGGCCTCGCGTTCGACGCGCGGATCTCTCGGATCGCGACCGGTGCAGGCGCGACCGTCGTCAGCGTCGACGCCGTCGTGCGGGTGAATCCCGATGATGTCGAGCCTCGGGCGGACCTCGACCTCGGCGCCGTGATCGAGGCGCGCGGAACGGCGTCGGCGGCGAGGCCGGGGGAGCGGGCGGTGCTCGTCGTGCAGGCGTCGCGAGGGGTCGTCGTGACGACGCCTCCCCGCGGCGCTGCGCACGCGACGGCGACGCTGCGGCAGGAGCTCGTCCGGTCGGTCAGGGGCCTGCCCGGCGACGGAGCGGCACTCGTCCCGGGGCTCTCGGTCGGCGACACGTCGGCGGTCTCTCTCGAGCTCGATGCCGACATGAAGGAGGCATCGCTCTCGCACCTCACGGCCGTGTCCGGTGCCAACTGCGCCCTCGTCGTCGGGCTCGCGTTCGCGGCAGCCGCAGCGGTCGGAGCGTCCAGGGCGGTGCGAGTCGGAACAGGGGTGGTCGCGCTCGCGGGTTTCGTCCTGCTCGTGACGCCGGAGCCGAGTGTCGTGCGCGCGGGCGCGATGGCGGCCGTCGCGATGCTGGGCGTGCTCCTGGGCAGACCCGGGGCGGGCATCGCCATCCTGGCGCTGTGCGTCGCCTTTCTGCTGATCGCGGATCCCTGGCTGGCGGGATCGCTCGGCTTCGCGCTGTCCGTGGCGGCGACCGGCTCGCTCCTTCTCTTCGCCCGGCCGCTCGCGCACGGACTCGCTCGACGGCTTCCCCGCGCACTCGCGTTGGGCCTTTCGGTCCCGCTCGCGGCGCAGCTCGCCTGCGGGCCGCTGCTCGTGCTCATCGCACCGCAGGTGCCCGTGTACGGCGTGCTCGCGAACCTGCTGGCGGCCCCCGCCGCCCCGCTGGCCACCGTGGCCGGGCTCGCAGCCTGCCTTGCGGCGCCGATCCCACCGGTCCAGGACGGTCTCGCCGCGGTCGCGTGGCTCCCCGCATCGTGGATCGCGGGGACGGCCACGACGCTGAGCGGGCTGCCGGGTGATCTCGTGCCGTGGCTGGAGGGGTGGCCCGGCGCATTCTCGCTCGGCGGGGTGGGGCTCGCGATCGGCCTGCTCGTCGCGCTGCGTCGCGGCACGCCGTCACGGGCGCTGGTGCGCGGAGCCTCGGCGGTGGTGGTCGCTCTCGTGTTCGGCGCCGCCGCCGGAGGCGGGCTGCTCGTCACCGTCGCGGGCCGATGGACGCTCCCGGCCGACTGGAGCGTTCTCGCATGCGACATCGGGCAGGGCGATGCGGTGCTTCTGAGATCCGCGGGGGCGGTGGCCCTGATCGACACCGGACCCGAGCCCGATCGCCTCGCGGCCTGTCTCGATCGCACCGGAGTGGGCCGTATCGATCTGCTCGTGCTCACCCACTTCGATCTCGATCACGTCGGAGGTGTCGATGCGGTCGTGGGACGCGTCGACGCCGTGCTCCACGGCCCCGCCGACGCGGACGGCGCGGCGATCCTCGATCGCCTCGTGTCCGCAGGGGCCGAAGTCGTGGATGCGCGCGCGGGACTCGCCGGTGCGCTCGGCGGCGCCCGCTGGCGGGTCGTGTGGCCACCGCCCGAGGGGCGAGCGTTCCCGATGGGAAACGATGCGAGCGTCGTGCTCGATGTGCGCGGCGGCGGCATTCCGCCGATCCTGCTCCTCGGCGATCTCTCGGCATCGCCGCAGGGCGCCCTTGCCGCCGGCGGCGGACTCGACCCGCCCTACGCGATCGTCAAGGTCGCGCACCACGGCAGCGCCGACCAGGACCCTGATCTCTACCGCCAGGCGGCACCGGGGCTGGCGCTCGTCACCGTGGGCGCGGACAACGACTACGGGCATCCACGCGATGAGATCCTCGACGAGCTCACCGCGCTCGGCGCGCGCATCGCGCGGACGGATGCCGAGGGGATCATCGCCGTGTGGGAAGGCGCCGACGGACTCGAGGTGTGGCGCGAGCGGAGCGGTGGAGTCGGAGGCGATCGCTAG
- the hrcA gene encoding heat-inducible transcriptional repressor HrcA gives MVSERGLQVLRAIVEDYVDTREPVGSKAIVERHAFGVSAATIRNDMALLEDEELIAAPHTSSGRVPTDKGYRVFVDHLAEVRPLSPAQRTAITSFLDGPGDLDDVLARTVRALTQLTGQVAIVQYPSFARANVTHVELVQLGGGRMLVIVVTDTGRVSQRIAIVRDEFDDADLARIRAELGTLLVGRPVRDGLQRIADHLDRAPAAAAPHEAATAAIVRVVAEELDEFRQDRLVMAGSATLARREADFRGSIYPLLEAIEEQVTILNLMGEMVADEKGLAASIGRENEPFGLAEASVVVSDYDATGSRARVGVLGPTRMDYPTNLAAVRAVARYLTRMLEEDESSR, from the coding sequence ATGGTCAGCGAGCGCGGACTCCAGGTGCTGCGCGCGATCGTCGAGGACTACGTCGACACGCGCGAGCCGGTCGGCAGCAAGGCCATCGTGGAGCGGCATGCCTTCGGCGTGTCGGCTGCGACCATCCGCAACGACATGGCCCTTCTCGAGGACGAGGAGCTCATCGCCGCGCCGCACACCTCCTCGGGCCGCGTGCCCACCGACAAGGGCTACCGCGTGTTCGTCGACCATCTCGCCGAGGTGCGGCCCCTCAGTCCTGCGCAGCGCACCGCGATCACCTCGTTCCTCGACGGACCAGGCGATCTCGATGACGTGCTCGCGCGCACCGTTCGCGCCCTCACCCAGCTCACGGGCCAGGTCGCGATCGTGCAGTACCCGTCGTTCGCGCGTGCGAACGTCACCCACGTCGAGCTCGTGCAGCTCGGCGGCGGTCGGATGCTGGTGATCGTCGTGACCGACACCGGTCGCGTCTCGCAGCGGATCGCGATCGTGCGCGACGAGTTCGACGACGCCGACCTCGCCCGCATCCGCGCCGAGCTGGGCACCCTGCTGGTCGGACGTCCGGTGCGCGACGGCCTGCAGCGCATCGCGGATCACCTCGACCGTGCCCCGGCGGCCGCGGCGCCGCACGAGGCCGCCACGGCCGCGATCGTCCGTGTGGTCGCCGAGGAGCTCGACGAATTCCGCCAGGATCGCCTCGTGATGGCGGGGAGCGCGACGCTCGCCCGCCGTGAGGCGGACTTCCGCGGCAGCATCTACCCGCTGCTCGAGGCGATCGAGGAGCAGGTCACGATCCTCAACCTGATGGGCGAGATGGTGGCAGACGAGAAGGGTCTCGCCGCCAGCATCGGGCGTGAGAACGAGCCGTTCGGTCTGGCCGAGGCATCCGTCGTCGTCAGTGACTACGACGCGACCGGCTCGCGTGCCCGCGTCGGCGTGCTCGGCCCGACGCGCATGGACTACCCCACCAATCTCGCGGCGGTCCGTGCCGTCGCACGCTATCTGACGCGAATGCTCGAGGAAGACGAGAGCAGCCGCTGA
- a CDS encoding DUF1990 family protein produces the protein MRRGNFRDDTVDYAAVGATQAPDLMHYPPERSIPAEQSWRIGSGESRFRGASDALLSWTAQRGAGLDLTDVRPASGPMYSGVSFDAEGHPIAPSRSESDLRYDADGTPYVGAGTTVHVDGRVRGLRADAELRVIFAIEEPRRIGFALGTVSDSVVSGEESFMLDWYENDEVWFTVRAFDTPKALLYRTFPGLVRRRRRELFTRYLRAISPLYTTPS, from the coding sequence ATGCGTCGAGGGAACTTCCGGGACGACACCGTCGACTACGCCGCGGTCGGGGCGACGCAGGCGCCCGACCTCATGCACTACCCGCCGGAGCGCAGCATCCCCGCCGAGCAGTCGTGGCGCATCGGCAGCGGTGAATCGCGCTTCCGCGGTGCCAGCGATGCCCTGCTGTCGTGGACCGCGCAGCGCGGAGCGGGTCTGGATCTCACGGACGTGCGGCCGGCATCCGGTCCGATGTACTCGGGCGTGAGCTTCGACGCCGAGGGGCACCCGATCGCGCCCAGCCGGTCGGAGTCCGACCTGCGCTACGACGCCGACGGCACACCGTATGTCGGAGCCGGCACGACGGTGCATGTCGACGGCCGCGTCCGGGGACTGCGAGCGGATGCCGAGCTCCGCGTGATCTTCGCGATCGAGGAGCCGCGCCGCATCGGGTTCGCCCTGGGCACGGTCAGCGATTCGGTCGTGTCCGGCGAGGAGTCGTTCATGCTCGACTGGTACGAGAACGACGAGGTCTGGTTCACCGTGCGCGCCTTCGACACGCCGAAGGCGCTGCTCTACCGGACCTTCCCCGGCCTCGTCCGCCGCCGGCGACGCGAGCTGTTCACCCGGTACCTGCGCGCGATCTCGCCGCTGTACACGACGCCCTCGTGA
- the holA gene encoding DNA polymerase III subunit delta, translating into MAPTPRRAPAKAARSAIPQLSWRSPQPAPIVLVSGPEDVCAERAIAGVRDYLRAEDASLEVSDLRADDYAAGSLLAVTSPSLFGEPRLVRVTGVEKCSDAFLSEAISYLAMPQDGATVVLRHTGASVRGKKLLDAVRAGEGGGVEVACPAIKRDSDRYDFAAGEFQAARKRIAAPALRTLVSAFADDVTELAAACQQLIADVPDDITEQVVERYYGGRVETSAFTVADTAIAGRYGDALIALRHALASGADPVPMVAAIALKLRTMARVAGSRESSGALAARVGLKDWQVDRARRDLTGWNEASLGMAIQAAARADAEVKGGSRDSVFSLERLVTVIATRAPYGG; encoded by the coding sequence ATGGCACCGACACCGCGACGCGCTCCCGCGAAGGCAGCGCGCAGCGCGATCCCGCAGCTGTCGTGGCGGTCACCCCAACCGGCGCCGATCGTGCTCGTCTCCGGGCCCGAAGACGTGTGCGCCGAGCGCGCGATCGCCGGCGTGCGGGACTACCTCCGCGCCGAAGACGCCAGCCTCGAGGTGTCCGATCTGCGCGCCGACGACTATGCCGCAGGATCGCTGCTCGCCGTCACCTCGCCCTCCCTCTTCGGTGAGCCGCGCCTCGTGCGCGTCACGGGAGTCGAGAAGTGCTCCGACGCCTTCCTGTCCGAGGCGATCTCGTACCTCGCGATGCCGCAGGACGGCGCGACCGTGGTTCTCCGTCACACCGGCGCCAGCGTGCGCGGCAAGAAGCTGCTCGACGCCGTCCGCGCCGGCGAAGGCGGGGGAGTGGAGGTCGCCTGCCCCGCCATCAAGCGCGACTCCGACCGTTACGACTTCGCGGCGGGCGAGTTCCAGGCGGCGAGGAAGCGCATCGCGGCTCCCGCGCTGCGCACCCTCGTGTCGGCGTTCGCCGACGACGTCACCGAGCTCGCCGCGGCCTGCCAGCAGCTCATCGCCGACGTGCCGGACGACATCACCGAGCAGGTCGTCGAGCGCTACTACGGCGGGCGCGTCGAGACCTCCGCCTTCACGGTCGCCGACACCGCGATCGCCGGCCGCTACGGCGACGCGCTGATCGCCCTGCGGCACGCCCTCGCGTCGGGGGCCGATCCGGTGCCGATGGTGGCGGCGATCGCGCTCAAGCTGCGAACCATGGCCCGCGTGGCCGGCAGTCGCGAGTCGTCGGGTGCCCTCGCCGCGCGGGTGGGACTCAAGGACTGGCAGGTCGACAGGGCCCGTCGCGACCTCACGGGCTGGAACGAGGCATCCCTCGGCATGGCGATCCAGGCAGCGGCCCGGGCCGATGCCGAGGTCAAGGGCGGCTCGCGTGACTCCGTGTTCTCGCTCGAGCGCCTCGTCACTGTCATCGCGACACGCGCCCCCTACGGCGGCTGA
- the hemW gene encoding radical SAM family heme chaperone HemW, translating into MGAALPLGEPVPADGSFPAGTRADPATAFGVYLHVPFCRVRCGYCDFNTYTSDELRGARQDQYADTLLREVALARQILDGIGPRRPAATVFFGGGTPTLLPPGDLGRMLAGVRDAFGIADGAEVTVEANPDTVTDAVAAELAASGVTRLSIGMQSAVPHVLAALDRTHDPANVRTAVAAARAAGLDVSVDLIYGAPGESLEDWRTSVRTAVDLAPDHVSAYALIIEDGTKLARQIRRGEVPAPDDDLQADMYELVDDALGAAGFEWYEVSNWARSDEQRSRHNLAYWQGTDWWGFGPGAHSHIGGVRFWNVKHPAAYAQRLASRESPAAGREVPDVAARTLENVLLRTRIREGLPVSEVLGEGRHAVATLIADGLIDGPSAIHGRIVLTRRGRLLADAVVRALTD; encoded by the coding sequence ATGGGAGCCGCGCTTCCCCTGGGTGAGCCGGTCCCCGCAGACGGCTCCTTCCCCGCGGGCACCCGGGCCGATCCGGCCACGGCATTCGGGGTCTACCTCCATGTGCCCTTCTGTCGCGTGCGCTGCGGCTACTGCGACTTCAACACCTACACGTCGGATGAGCTGCGCGGGGCGCGGCAGGACCAGTACGCCGACACGCTGCTGCGCGAGGTCGCCCTCGCCCGGCAGATCCTCGACGGCATCGGTCCGCGGCGGCCGGCCGCCACCGTCTTCTTCGGCGGCGGGACGCCCACCCTGCTTCCGCCCGGCGACCTCGGCCGCATGCTGGCCGGCGTGCGCGACGCCTTCGGCATTGCCGACGGCGCGGAGGTGACGGTCGAGGCCAACCCCGACACCGTCACGGATGCCGTGGCCGCCGAGCTCGCGGCATCCGGCGTCACCCGGCTCTCGATCGGCATGCAGTCGGCCGTCCCGCATGTGCTGGCCGCGCTCGACCGCACGCATGATCCGGCGAACGTCCGCACGGCGGTCGCCGCGGCGCGGGCCGCCGGACTCGACGTGAGCGTCGACCTCATCTACGGCGCACCGGGGGAGTCGCTCGAGGACTGGCGCACGTCCGTGCGCACGGCCGTCGACCTCGCACCAGACCACGTGTCGGCGTACGCGCTCATCATCGAGGACGGCACGAAGCTCGCCCGCCAGATCCGGCGAGGCGAGGTGCCGGCTCCCGACGACGACCTGCAGGCCGACATGTACGAGCTCGTCGACGACGCGCTCGGTGCGGCCGGCTTCGAATGGTACGAGGTGTCGAACTGGGCGCGCAGCGATGAGCAGCGATCGCGCCACAACCTCGCGTACTGGCAGGGCACGGACTGGTGGGGTTTCGGTCCTGGCGCGCACAGCCACATCGGCGGCGTGCGCTTCTGGAATGTGAAGCACCCCGCCGCGTACGCCCAGCGCCTCGCCTCACGGGAGTCGCCGGCGGCGGGCCGGGAGGTGCCGGATGTCGCGGCGCGCACGCTCGAGAACGTGCTGCTGCGCACCCGCATCCGCGAAGGGCTCCCCGTGTCCGAGGTTCTCGGCGAGGGTCGTCACGCGGTGGCGACGCTCATCGCGGACGGGCTCATCGACGGGCCGTCGGCGATCCACGGACGCATCGTGCTCACGCGGCGGGGCAGGCTTCTCGCCGACGCGGTGGTGCGGGCTCTGACCGACTAG
- the lepA gene encoding translation elongation factor 4 → MSPRALKPLEPSATPPELIRNFCIIAHIDHGKSTLADRMLQITGVVSDRDMRAQYLDRMDIERERGITIKSQAVRMPWSTADGTFALNMIDTPGHVDFTYEVSRSLAACEGAILLVDAAQGIEAQTLANLYLALENDLQIIPVLNKIDLPAADPEKYAKELASLIGGRPEDVLRVSGKTGMGVEDLLDHVVAQIPAPKGDPNAPSRAMIFDSVYDSYRGVITYVRMVDGSLNPRERIQMMSTRAVHELLEIGVSSPEPTPTKGLGVGEVGYLITGVKDVRQSKVGDTVTNAAKPSSAALPGYTDPKPMVFSGLYPIDGSDYPVLREALDKLKLSDASLNYEPETSVALGFGFRCGFLGLLHLEIVTERLEREFGLDLISTAPSVTYEVVTDDKKSYTVTNPSEFPSGTKIASVTEPMVKAAILAPKDYVGTIMELCQSRRGTLLGMEYLGEDRVEIRYSMPLGEIVFDFFDHLKSKTAGYASLDYEPSGDQEADLVKVDILLQGEPVDAFSAIVHRDKAYAYGVLMTERLKKLIPRQQFEVPIQAAIGARIIARESIRAMRKDVLAKCYGGDISRKRKLLEKQKEGKKRMKMVGRVEVPQEAFIAALSGDTEKKDAK, encoded by the coding sequence ATGTCACCGCGCGCCCTGAAGCCTCTCGAGCCGTCCGCGACCCCGCCCGAGCTGATCCGCAACTTCTGCATCATCGCCCACATCGACCACGGCAAGTCGACGCTGGCCGATCGGATGCTGCAGATCACCGGCGTCGTCTCCGACCGCGATATGCGCGCGCAGTACCTGGACAGGATGGACATCGAGCGCGAGCGCGGCATCACGATCAAGTCCCAGGCCGTGCGCATGCCCTGGTCGACCGCCGACGGCACGTTCGCGCTCAACATGATCGACACGCCCGGCCACGTCGACTTCACGTACGAGGTCAGCCGCTCGCTCGCTGCCTGCGAGGGGGCGATCCTGCTCGTCGACGCCGCGCAGGGCATCGAGGCCCAGACGCTCGCGAACCTGTACCTGGCGCTCGAGAACGACCTTCAGATCATTCCGGTCCTGAACAAGATCGATCTGCCCGCGGCCGATCCCGAGAAGTACGCGAAGGAACTCGCGAGCCTCATCGGCGGCCGGCCTGAGGACGTCCTGCGGGTGAGCGGGAAGACGGGCATGGGCGTCGAAGACCTGCTCGACCACGTTGTCGCGCAGATCCCCGCGCCGAAGGGCGACCCGAACGCTCCGTCGCGCGCGATGATCTTCGACTCGGTGTACGACTCGTACCGCGGCGTGATCACCTACGTGAGAATGGTCGACGGCTCGCTCAACCCGCGTGAGCGCATCCAGATGATGTCGACCCGCGCTGTGCACGAACTCCTCGAGATCGGCGTCTCCTCGCCGGAGCCCACCCCGACGAAGGGCCTGGGCGTCGGCGAGGTCGGGTATCTGATCACCGGTGTGAAGGACGTGCGCCAGTCCAAGGTCGGCGACACCGTGACCAACGCGGCGAAGCCGTCGAGCGCGGCACTCCCGGGCTACACCGACCCGAAGCCGATGGTCTTCTCGGGGCTGTACCCGATCGACGGCAGCGACTACCCGGTGCTGCGCGAGGCGCTCGATAAGCTCAAGCTTTCCGATGCTTCGCTGAACTACGAGCCCGAGACCTCGGTCGCCCTGGGCTTCGGCTTCCGCTGCGGGTTCCTGGGCCTGCTGCACCTCGAGATCGTGACCGAGCGCCTGGAGCGCGAGTTCGGACTCGACCTCATCTCGACGGCGCCCTCGGTGACGTACGAGGTCGTCACCGACGACAAGAAGAGCTACACGGTCACCAACCCGAGCGAGTTCCCCTCGGGCACCAAGATCGCCAGCGTCACCGAGCCGATGGTCAAGGCCGCGATCCTCGCGCCGAAGGACTACGTCGGCACGATCATGGAGCTCTGCCAGTCGCGTCGCGGGACTCTGCTCGGCATGGAGTACCTCGGCGAGGACCGCGTCGAGATCCGCTACAGCATGCCGCTCGGTGAGATCGTCTTCGACTTCTTCGACCACCTCAAGTCCAAGACCGCGGGCTACGCGTCGCTGGACTACGAGCCCAGCGGCGATCAGGAGGCCGACCTGGTGAAGGTCGACATCCTGCTGCAGGGCGAGCCGGTCGACGCGTTCAGCGCGATCGTGCACCGCGACAAGGCCTACGCGTACGGCGTGCTGATGACGGAGCGGCTGAAGAAGCTGATTCCGCGGCAGCAGTTCGAGGTGCCCATCCAGGCGGCGATCGGTGCGCGGATCATCGCGCGCGAGTCCATCCGCGCGATGCGCAAGGACGTTCTGGCCAAGTGCTACGGCGGCGACATCAGCCGCAAGCGGAAGCTCCTCGAGAAGCAGAAGGAGGGCAAGAAGCGCATGAAGATGGTCGGTCGCGTGGAGGTCCCTCAGGAGGCGTTCATCGCCGCGCTCTCGGGCGACACCGAGAAGAAGGACGCCAAGTAG
- the dnaJ gene encoding molecular chaperone DnaJ: MADHYEVLGVSRDASLDEIKKAYRRLARELHPDVNPGEEASERFKLVTHAYDVLSDADQRARYDMGGTDSPFGGAGGFGGFNDIFETFFGAAGGGSRGARPRSRRERGQDALVRVTLELGDVVFGVHRDIEVDTAVQCETCQGSCCQPGTSPVTCDICHGTGHVQRQVRSLLGNVLTNQPCNICQGYGTTIPYPCATCQGQGRVRARRTVSLDIPAGVETGLRLQLPGSGEVGPAGGPNGDLYIEVTVAPHEVFSRDGDDLLATLEVSMPDAILGTTTTIESLDGAVDLELRPGVQGGDVLTIKGRGITPLRGSQRGDLRVGVHVVTPTRLDAKERALIEDFAQRTKAPSPRLAEFHQGLFAKLRDRFRNG, encoded by the coding sequence GTGGCTGACCACTACGAGGTCCTCGGCGTCTCGCGAGACGCTTCTCTCGACGAGATCAAGAAGGCCTACCGGCGTCTTGCGCGCGAACTCCACCCCGATGTGAACCCGGGGGAGGAGGCATCCGAGAGGTTCAAGCTCGTGACTCACGCGTACGACGTCCTCAGCGACGCCGACCAGCGCGCCCGCTACGACATGGGCGGCACCGACAGCCCATTCGGCGGTGCCGGCGGCTTCGGCGGGTTCAACGACATCTTCGAGACCTTCTTCGGCGCGGCAGGCGGCGGATCGCGAGGGGCACGGCCGCGGTCGCGCCGGGAGCGCGGTCAGGACGCACTGGTGCGCGTCACACTCGAGCTCGGCGACGTCGTGTTCGGCGTCCACCGTGACATCGAGGTCGACACCGCGGTGCAGTGCGAGACGTGCCAGGGCTCGTGCTGCCAGCCGGGGACCTCGCCGGTCACGTGCGACATCTGTCACGGCACCGGTCACGTCCAGCGCCAGGTGCGCAGCCTTCTCGGAAATGTACTCACCAACCAGCCGTGCAACATCTGCCAGGGCTACGGCACGACCATCCCGTACCCCTGCGCGACGTGCCAGGGCCAGGGCCGCGTGCGTGCGCGTCGCACCGTGTCGCTCGACATCCCCGCGGGCGTCGAGACGGGCCTGCGGCTGCAACTGCCGGGCTCGGGTGAGGTCGGTCCTGCCGGCGGCCCGAACGGCGACCTGTACATCGAGGTCACCGTCGCGCCGCACGAGGTGTTCAGCCGCGACGGCGACGATCTGCTCGCCACGCTCGAGGTGTCGATGCCCGACGCGATCCTCGGCACCACGACCACCATCGAATCGCTCGACGGCGCGGTCGACCTCGAGCTGCGGCCCGGCGTGCAGGGCGGCGATGTCCTCACGATCAAGGGTCGCGGCATCACGCCCCTGCGCGGGTCCCAGCGCGGCGATCTGCGCGTGGGCGTGCACGTGGTGACCCCCACGCGCCTCGACGCCAAGGAGCGCGCGCTCATCGAGGACTTCGCTCAGCGCACCAAGGCGCCGAGCCCGCGCCTCGCCGAGTTCCATCAGGGACTCTTCGCCAAGCTGCGCGACCGGTTCCGGAACGGCTGA
- a CDS encoding alpha/beta fold hydrolase: MVVQVVLVHGIRTSATMWRAQVAYLEQRGNPVTAVDLPGHGTRRGEGFALDRAFATIDEAVTDAASRGPVLLVGHSMGGLLCIEYVGAEDPPPVAGLIAASCTSIPRGVGLAAYRMLARGFDSLPDRGMWLTDRMLDRILPPETRHDFGAGGYALDAQDAALRSLSVLDLLAALARIEVPLWFINGQYDQLRVNERLFTSIAPHAELIVVPRTTHHVTVMRPEVFNAMLHLAITTLEQT, from the coding sequence ATGGTCGTCCAGGTCGTGCTCGTGCACGGCATCCGCACGTCCGCGACGATGTGGCGCGCGCAGGTCGCGTACCTCGAGCAGCGCGGCAATCCCGTGACCGCGGTCGACCTCCCCGGGCACGGGACGCGCAGGGGCGAAGGCTTCGCACTCGACCGCGCCTTCGCGACGATCGACGAGGCGGTGACGGATGCCGCCTCCCGCGGCCCCGTGCTCCTGGTGGGCCATTCGATGGGCGGCCTGCTGTGCATCGAGTACGTCGGCGCGGAGGATCCGCCGCCGGTCGCCGGGCTGATCGCGGCGTCGTGCACGTCGATCCCCCGCGGAGTCGGGCTCGCCGCCTACCGCATGCTCGCTCGCGGCTTCGACTCGCTCCCCGATCGCGGCATGTGGCTGACCGACCGGATGCTCGACCGCATCCTCCCGCCGGAGACCAGGCACGACTTCGGCGCCGGCGGCTATGCGCTCGACGCGCAGGATGCCGCGCTGCGGAGCCTCTCGGTGCTCGATCTGCTCGCCGCGCTCGCCCGCATCGAGGTGCCGCTGTGGTTCATCAACGGCCAGTACGACCAGCTGCGTGTGAACGAGAGGCTGTTCACGAGCATCGCCCCGCACGCGGAGCTCATCGTGGTTCCGCGGACCACCCACCACGTCACCGTGATGCGTCCGGAAGTCTTCAATGCGATGCTCCACCTCGCGATCACGACGCTCGAGCAGACCTGA